The following coding sequences are from one Corticium candelabrum chromosome 20, ooCorCand1.1, whole genome shotgun sequence window:
- the LOC134195999 gene encoding G2/M phase-specific E3 ubiquitin-protein ligase-like yields the protein MDAEVAALLLLDNNTEALFVCNCPVLEDSDAIDLPMPEPSDFDQDTTRSQQRMTINKLLATVGPDTTSGLPRMRLTVSRNEILTDAIAFFKGGDFHYNRELRVRFEAEPAVDGGGPKREFFSLLLKSLVSPTESVRLFEGRPGRYQPMHNMDALMEGLYKVAGQMIAASALQGGPGFPCLAPAIYTYMATMSLDSVIDEISPLDLPDPNLADTVEKISEMNDDNSPEFQSLVASLGEFIIAAGYTHKVTATNKADMVLKILLHEIVLSRKAELDQLSVGLGPLMDLARRHPDKIRPLLTASASTPLTSGLFLNLVTYESTLPPKLKDYFVHYVHHSESTNLRTMLQFCTGCNEIPVTGFHEPSTITVSSTRSVFPNAVTCAMILELPRQVDNQDEFTANMNAVLDMLATGFGVV from the exons ATGGATGCTGAGGTGGCTGCTTTGCTGTTACTGGACAACAATACCGAGGCACTCTTTGTCTGCAATT GTCCAGTCTTGGAAGATTCAGATGCCATTGATTTACCAATGCCTGAACCCAGTGATTTTGATCAG GACACCACAAGATCACAGCAGAGAATGACCATTAATAAGCTGCTTGCAACTGTAGGACCTGACACTACTTCTGGACTGCCTCGAATGAGACTGACCGTCTCACGAAACGAAATACTTACTGATGCAATCGCCTTCTTTAAGGGAGGTGATTTCCACTACAACCGTGAACTACGGGTTAGATTTGAGGCTGAGCCTGCTGTAGATGGCGGAGGACCTAAGCGTGAATTTTTTTCGCTGCTTTTAAAGAGTCTTGTTAGTCCAACAGAAAGTGTTCGACTCTTTGAAGGACGTCCTGGCCGATATCAGCCTATGCATAATATGGATGCCCTGATGGAAGGACTCTACAAAGTAGCAGGACAAATGATTGCAGCTTCTGCATTGCAAGGAGGGCCTGGATTTCCTTGCTTGGCCCCAGCCATTTATACATATATGGCAACAATGTCTTTAGACAGCGTCATAGATGAGATCTCTCCACTGGATCTTCCAGATCCAAATTTGGCCGACACAGTAGAAAAG ATCAGTGAAATGAATGATGACAACAGCCCTGAATTTCAAAGCCTTGTCGCAAGCCTAGGGGAATTCATCATAGCTGCTGGATATACTCACAAAGTGACTGCAACTAACAAAGCTGACATGGTGTTGAAAATCCTTCTGCATGAAATTGTGTTATCCAGAAAAGCAGAGTTAGATCAACTATCTGTCGGTCTTGGCCCTCTAATGGATCTTGCCAGACGGCATCCTGACAAAATTAGACCTCTGCTTACTGCTTCAGCAAGCACGCCATTAACAAGTGGACTGTTCCTGAATCTAGTGACCTATGAGTCAACACTCCCGCCAAAATTAAAAGACTATTTTGTGCACTATGTCCACCATTCAG AAAGCACAAACCTGAGGACAATGCTGCAGTTCTGCACAGGTTGCAACGAGATTCCAGTGACGGGATTCCATGAACCATCAACAATCACAGTGTCCAGCACAAGATCTGTGTTTCCGAATGCAGTGACGTGTGCTATGATTTTAGAGTTGCCTAGACAAGTTGACAACCAAGACGAGTTTACGGCAAATATGAATGCTGTTTTAGATATGCTGGCAACTGGCTTTGGAGTAGTCTAG